The following nucleotide sequence is from Spirochaetota bacterium.
GACGAAGCCGTAGTTCTGCGCCTCCTCCAGGAGGTAGCTGAAATAATAGCGCTGTTTCTCCGGCGTTCCTGCCAGGGTAATATCCGGGTCGTAGTACGTCATGGTGAGCTCCTCAGCGGGAAAGCTCGTCTCGGTTATGCAGGCCGGTTTCCCCTTCGTGTTCAGGGAGAATATCCGGTCCGCCATGTCCGCCGGGACCGTGCCGCCGGGGACCTCTGCGAAGAAAGGATGGAGCGATATGGCGTAGTAATCGGTATGGTCGATGACCTGCGAAAGCGCCGCCATCTGATCGGCGTGATTGGCGTCTGAGTAGCCCTCGACCAGGTCAATGCCGGTGAGGGTCACGAAGATGGGGAGGTTCGGGTAGAGCGCTTTCAGGGCCGCATAGGTTTCACCCTGCAGCTCCAGGTACGCGTCCCACTGCGCGGGGATGAGCTTTTTCACCAGGTTCACTTCCACGCCCACGGCGATATAATCCGGATTGAAGTAATCGATGACGCTTCTGCAATAGTACAGGTAGGCGATCTTTACCTCGGTGCTGTTGAAGGTCCGGCTTTCCCAGTCCGTTCCGGTAAGGGGCTGGTTGTCCCCCGTGGCGTTCCAGAGGGGCGCCAGGCCATCCCTCATGCCATTGATGGGAGTGACGGCCACATAGAGTTTGTGCCCCGCCGGCGTATGGCTTTTACGGAAATACCAGTCGTCGGTCACCTTCGAAGGATAGGGGGTCCCTGCCAGTGCCTGGTCCCACGGTATGCCGTTGTCGAAGTGATGGGCCATCAGGTCCGCGTCGGTACGGATCCTGTCATAGACCCATTCGATCCTGTCAACCCCTGAGATGTCATAGGGGAAGGGCGTGAGGCCCAGGTAGTAGCTCCGCGAGATAAGGGCGGCCAGCGCCAGGGCGTCGACTTTTTCTTCTTTTTTATTGCATGATAATGAGAATGATAGAGCGGCGATAAGTATTATTGATAAAATCCATAATCGGTTCATGGTGAAAGCTTCCCGGACAATCCAAACAATAATACATAACAATGGGGACCGCGGCAAATTTTTTTTCATTTCACTGCCGTGGGAGCTCCGGGAACTTCCACTATTCCCTTTTACAGAAAATCGAGGGCCAGCCGGTTGAATCGCTCCGCGTGCTCGTCATGGGGGCAGTGGCCGGCTTTTTCGAAGATGACCAGCTTTGCGGTTTTCCACATTTTCGCAAGCTCCTGGGACCGGTCCAGCGGAACGGCCCGGTCCTCATGGCCATGGATGATTAGGATCGGCTTGCCCATGGCGGCAAGCATCTTCGCCTCCTTTTCAACGACCGGCGGCACCAGCATGTACCGGTGCATATACAGGGCCCCGGCATGGGTTCCCTCGATGTGGCTGGGCCTCAACACTTCGGCTGCGTATTCGTCCGTCACCCCGGCTTTGTCATAGAAGAAGATATTCTTGAGATTATCAGTGAGCAGTGAATCGCCCGGTATTGAAAGCATGAACTCGCCCACGAAGGGGAGCTTGAATACCCGGGCGTCCAGGGGAAGGTCATAGGGGATGACCGCCGGGGCCACGAGGAGGAGCCTGTCAATCCGGTCCGGGTTATGCGCCGCAGTGTACACGGAAATGCCGCCGCCCATGGACTGGCCCACCAGGGAAGCCTTCGGGATTTTAAGGGCGTCCATGAAGCCGATGACCTGCCTGCTGTAAAGGTCGAAGCTGTAAGCATCTTTGGGAAGCCGCTGGCTGTATCCCCAGCCCCACAGGTCGATGGCATAGACCTTGAATTTCTTTGAGAGCTTGTCAATGTTTTTGTTCCACATGGCCGTATTGTATAAGAACCCATGGATCATGATGACGGGTTTGCCCGCGCCTTTTCCGATGTAGTGAATTTTTTTATTGTTCACGGTAATTATCTTACCCCTGGCGAATTGTTTTACCGCTTCATCGTAGGAGTAATATTCATTGGTATAGATCAGGGGGAAGATTATAATGGCCAGGACCATGAAAAGGATAATGCAGCCGATGATGATAATGGCTTTTTTCATATCAGACCTCCAGCTTTAATCAAAACATGCTGATGCGGTTGAAACAGCCGAGTGTGGATGGTATTATTATAAAACTGTTTTGGCGGCAAATCAATAAAAATCGGACATAATGCGAAATCAGGGTTAAATTTTTAACATCCCCGGAAGAAAAAAATTTCTTATTGAAAAAAAAGACCCCCCCTGTAGTGTGTGTCTTACTTTTTAACCGATACGGATCATGGAATGACGAAAACAGCGGTAAAACATATAGTTAAAATCAACACCGAGATGTGCAAGGGGTGCGGCCTCTGCGTCGCCTACTGCACGAAGAAGATGCTCCGGGAGTCCGAGAACCTGAACAAGGCGGGCTATCACTACGCGGAGCCCGGGGACATGGACCTCTGCTCCGGGTGCATGATCTGCACCCTGGTATGTCCGGAGGTGGTGATCGAGATGTTCGATGAATAAGGTATTCATAAGCGGGAACCACGCCTTTGCCGAATCGGCCATCAGGGCCGGGTGCCGCTGCTATTTCGGCTATCCCATCACCCCGCAGAACGAGCTCGGCGAGTACATGGCCGACCACATGCGGAGGGAAGGCCGCGTCTTCATCCAATCCGAAAGCGAAACCGCCGCCATCAACATGGTCATTGGCGCGGCAGCCACCGGCTCCCGGGTCATGACCTCGTCGTCGAGCCCCGGCGTGAGTCTCAAGCAGGAGGGAATATCCTTCCTGGCGGGTTTCGAGCTCCCGGCGGTCATCGTGAACGTCATGCGCGGCGGCCCGGGCCTCGGCAACATCGCGCCGGCCCAGGGCGATTACTTCCAGGCGACCCGCGGCGGCGGCCACGGCGACTACCGCACCCCGGTCTTCGCCCCGGCGTCGGTGCAGGAGATCGCCGACCTGACGTACCACGCCTTCGACGTGGCCGACCGGTACCGCACGCCGGTGATGATGCTCTCCGACGGCATGATGGGCCAGATGAAGGAGCCCGTCGTGTTCCCTGAGAGGATTGGCGAGCTGCCCCAGAAGGAATGGGCGCTGGGCGGACGGGGCGACGGCCCCAGCCGGTACCTCTGCTCCCTCATCCTCGACGCCATGGAGATGGAGCGCCACAACTGGAAGCTGGTGCGGAAGTACAATGAGATCGAAAAGAACGAGATACGGTTCGAAGAATACATGACCGATGACGCCGAGATCATCGTCATCGCCTACGGCACCACGGCCCGCATCGCCAAGGGGGCGATCAAGCGGGTGCGCAAGGATGGCGTGCGCGCCGGCATGATACGGCCCATCACCCTCTGGCCTTTCCCGAAGCAGGTCCTGAACGACCTGTCCTCGCGGATCAGGACCTTCGTGGTCTTCGAGATGAGCACCGGCCAGATGCTGGAGGATGTGCAGATAGCGGTCGCGGGCAAGGCGGACATCATCTTCCACGGCAGGCCCGGCGGCGTGGTGCCCACGCCGATCGAATTCGCGCGGATCATATACCGCGAATACCAGAAGACAGCGAAGGGCGATCGATGAAACTGAAGAATCCATGGCCGAAATACTACAAGAAAGACGTGGTCACCCACTACTGCCCAGGGTGCGGCCACGGCATCGTGCACCGCATCGTGGCCGAGGTGCTGGAGGAGCTTGACCTGGGGAAACGCGCCATCTGCGTGAACCCCGCGGGCTGCGCCGTGCTGGCCTACCTCTACTTCGATTTTGACGTGATCGAATCGGCCCACGGCCGCGGCACCGCCATCGCCACCGGCGTCAAGCGCTCCCGGCCGGACCTGTTTGTGTTCACGTACCAGGGCGACGGCGACCTCTCGGCCATCGGCACGGCTGAGACGATCCATTCCGCCAACCGCGGCGAGAACATCACGGTCATTTTCATCAATAACGCCGTGTACGGCATGACCGGCGGACAGCTCGCGCCGACCACCCTTCTTGAAATGAAGACAACCACCACGCCCCTGGGTCGCGACCCGAAGTATGACGGATATCCATTGCATATAACGGATGTTGTGGCCCAGTTCCCCGGCGTCGTCTACGCCGAGCGCGTGGCCGTGGACGGCCCCGCGGGGATCCGCAAGACCAAGAAGGCCATTACCACCGCCTTCCAGACGCAGGTCGACGGCCTCGGCTATTCCATCATCGAGGTGTTGTCGCCGTGCCCGACGAACTGGAAGATGACGCCGGTGGATTCGTTCAAATGGGTCACCGACGTGATGATGAAGGAATTCCCCACGGGCGTGCTGACCGACAAGAGGAGCAAAACGTAATACTATGCTGCTGAAACTTTTGATCGCCGGATCCGGCGGACAGGGCGTGCTCACCATCGGGAACGTTCTCGGCAATGCCGCCATGCTGGACGATTATTTCGTGACCTATCTGCCGTCCTACGGCGCCGCCATGCGGGGCGGGACGGCCAACTGCACCATCTGCATTTCGGACGAGGAAGTGGCGTCCCCCGTATCGTCGACGCCTGACATCCTCGTGGCGATGAACCAGCCCTCGCTCATGGCCTTTATCACCAGGCTCGAGGCGGGGGGGCAGCTCCTGTACAACGCGGATCTGGTGGACACGGTTCCGGAGCGCCATGACGTAGATCTGTTCGGCGCGCCGGTCAACCGGATCGGCCGCGACCTTGGCAGCGAGCGCGGGGCCAACATTGTCATGCTGGGCGCCCTGGTGAAGCTTATTAAGATCGTTAAAATCGAAACGGTCATCACGAGCATCGATATGATGATGGGGTCCAAGAAGAAGCTCGCCGAATCGAGCGTTAAGGCGCTCCAGGCGGGATACGACGGGTTCCCGTTCGAGAACACGAGATAGGCGCGGATACGCATCCGCGCTTATCAAAAAGAGGTATACCATGCCAGTCACCCAGGTTTCCATAGCGGTCGATAACAATCCGGGCAGCCTGTACAAGGCCACGTCGCTGCTGGAGAAAGAGCAGATCAACATCAAGGCCATCATGGCGTCGTCCGGCCTGAACCCGGTGCAGGTGCACATGATCGTCGACGACCCGGAGCGCGCCGTGAAGCTCTTCGAGATGAACAAGATCACGGTCTCCACCAGGGAGGTCGTCGCGGTGGCTGCACCCGATCATCCGGGGGGGCTCAACGCGATCCTGCGGCCCCTCATCGAGGCCAAGGTAAACATCGACTGCATGTATCCCTTCATATACCTCAAAGGCGACGAGGCCGTCGTGATCCTCGAGGTCGACAAGATCAAGGAAGCCAAGGCGGTACTGAAAAAGCACTGGGTTAAGACCTACGACAGGGAGATATTCAAGTCGTAGGAGGCGAAAGCGCTCTTCTTCTATTAATTATATCCATGGCTGCCGATTGTTATCGGTGCCTTTCCTGAAAAATCCTGCTTTGGCCCCCCTTCATCGGCTTTTTGGCCGATAGTTATCGGTGAATTGAGCGTCATTGATGCTTTGACCCCAGTAAGATGGCATGCCGCAGCAGATAGTTATCGGTATTTTGTGCCAATTTGTTGCTCTGCCCCCTACCGGTAGGCCGTTTTCACCGATAGTTATCGGTCCAACCTATAGTTTTCCATATGCTCTGATCCCCGTCTTAAATCAGGATTAATGATTGAGTTTTAGCTGACCTTGTGCCCCAATGGCAAGATGAATTCGTCTCTGGAGCAATAATACATGCTATAACAAGGAGGCTCATATGACATCACGCATACTTTCCGGTATCACGGCGCTTGCCCTTACCCTGACCCTCGCCGCAGTGGGCGGCTGCAAAGGCGGTACGGCGGGAAAAATTGTCGGTACCTGGTCCTATGACCATACCGAATCGAGCATGTTTTCCGACAAGGCCATATCCCTGAAGGTTTTCAAGGAATGGATCATTACATTCAAGGCTGATGGGACCTACGAGGAAAGTTCCCTCATGGGCGCCCAGACGACGCCGACCGCGGTGAAAGGC
It contains:
- a CDS encoding alpha/beta hydrolase, whose protein sequence is MKKAIIIIGCIILFMVLAIIIFPLIYTNEYYSYDEAVKQFARGKIITVNNKKIHYIGKGAGKPVIMIHGFLYNTAMWNKNIDKLSKKFKVYAIDLWGWGYSQRLPKDAYSFDLYSRQVIGFMDALKIPKASLVGQSMGGGISVYTAAHNPDRIDRLLLVAPAVIPYDLPLDARVFKLPFVGEFMLSIPGDSLLTDNLKNIFFYDKAGVTDEYAAEVLRPSHIEGTHAGALYMHRYMLVPPVVEKEAKMLAAMGKPILIIHGHEDRAVPLDRSQELAKMWKTAKLVIFEKAGHCPHDEHAERFNRLALDFL
- a CDS encoding 4Fe-4S binding protein encodes the protein MTKTAVKHIVKINTEMCKGCGLCVAYCTKKMLRESENLNKAGYHYAEPGDMDLCSGCMICTLVCPEVVIEMFDE
- a CDS encoding 3-methyl-2-oxobutanoate dehydrogenase subunit VorB, producing MNKVFISGNHAFAESAIRAGCRCYFGYPITPQNELGEYMADHMRREGRVFIQSESETAAINMVIGAAATGSRVMTSSSSPGVSLKQEGISFLAGFELPAVIVNVMRGGPGLGNIAPAQGDYFQATRGGGHGDYRTPVFAPASVQEIADLTYHAFDVADRYRTPVMMLSDGMMGQMKEPVVFPERIGELPQKEWALGGRGDGPSRYLCSLILDAMEMERHNWKLVRKYNEIEKNEIRFEEYMTDDAEIIVIAYGTTARIAKGAIKRVRKDGVRAGMIRPITLWPFPKQVLNDLSSRIRTFVVFEMSTGQMLEDVQIAVAGKADIIFHGRPGGVVPTPIEFARIIYREYQKTAKGDR
- a CDS encoding 2-oxoglutarate oxidoreductase, translated to MKLKNPWPKYYKKDVVTHYCPGCGHGIVHRIVAEVLEELDLGKRAICVNPAGCAVLAYLYFDFDVIESAHGRGTAIATGVKRSRPDLFVFTYQGDGDLSAIGTAETIHSANRGENITVIFINNAVYGMTGGQLAPTTLLEMKTTTTPLGRDPKYDGYPLHITDVVAQFPGVVYAERVAVDGPAGIRKTKKAITTAFQTQVDGLGYSIIEVLSPCPTNWKMTPVDSFKWVTDVMMKEFPTGVLTDKRSKT
- a CDS encoding 2-oxoacid:acceptor oxidoreductase family protein, which translates into the protein MLLKLLIAGSGGQGVLTIGNVLGNAAMLDDYFVTYLPSYGAAMRGGTANCTICISDEEVASPVSSTPDILVAMNQPSLMAFITRLEAGGQLLYNADLVDTVPERHDVDLFGAPVNRIGRDLGSERGANIVMLGALVKLIKIVKIETVITSIDMMMGSKKKLAESSVKALQAGYDGFPFENTR
- a CDS encoding lipocalin family protein; protein product: MTSRILSGITALALTLTLAAVGGCKGGTAGKIVGTWSYDHTESSMFSDKAISLKVFKEWIITFKADGTYEESSLMGAQTTPTAVKGTYTFKDNKIIRDKNPMPLEIISVTKDELVFSSVKNTKQFFKKK